In the Thermoflexus hugenholtzii JAD2 genome, AGCGGGCGAGGATATGAACGACGATGAGGAATCCTTGCTGGCCGGAGCCGGACGGCTGCTCCGGGCAAAGCCCAGCCTGCTGAAAGACGCTCCCCGGACCGGACCCATCAGGAAGACCCGGGTAAGCAAGGGGCAAAAATGACATGGCGAATTCCTCTTCCTCTCGAATAAAATTAGAGGAAGGGGCCAAAAAGACTGAAGCGGGCCCCAAGGCATGCCCAGCCGTTGATGGCTGATTCCCGCCGGGTAGCCGAACATGACAGCGAAGCACATCGTTTTCCGAGCCCACGCGTTGCAGCGGATGCTAGAACGCCATATATCGATGGAAGAGGTTGAATCCGTACTGAAAACAGGAGAGACGATTGCGACCTATCCGGATGACGAGCCTTATCCGAGCCGGCTGATCTTAGGTTGGGTCGGCGATCGCCCTCTTCACGTGGTTGTAGCAGATGATCCAGTTGGAAACGTCCTGATTGTGATCACAGTATATGAGCCTGATCCCGCTTTGTGGGAAAGCGATTTCCGGAGGCGGCGCAAATGAAATGTGTGATCTGCAAACACGGAGAGACCCGGCCGGGCACCACAACGATCGTCTTTCAACGAGCCGGAGCAACCCTGGTGATTCGCAATGTGCCGGGGGAAATCTGTCAGAACTGCGGAGAGGTGTATTTGAGCCCTGAGGTGGCCCAGGAACTCCTTGCGAAGGCCGAGGATGCCCTGCGGGCAGGGGTGGTGGTCGACGTGCGAGAGTTCCTGCCTGCGGTGGCATAGCAGGGGCTCGAAGCCAGGGATCGAATCGGATGGCCATCTGTGATCCGGGTGTGCCCCAAAATCGTAGGACAACTGCTCGCAGTTGTCCTACAAGGTGGCCAGGCCCACCAAAATCGGGACACACCCTGTGATCCCTCCGGAGGAGTAGCGGGTTATGGAAAAGCAGAACACGGTTCGGATG is a window encoding:
- a CDS encoding DUF4258 domain-containing protein; the protein is MTAKHIVFRAHALQRMLERHISMEEVESVLKTGETIATYPDDEPYPSRLILGWVGDRPLHVVVADDPVGNVLIVITVYEPDPALWESDFRRRRK
- a CDS encoding type II toxin-antitoxin system MqsA family antitoxin, translated to MKCVICKHGETRPGTTTIVFQRAGATLVIRNVPGEICQNCGEVYLSPEVAQELLAKAEDALRAGVVVDVREFLPAVA